From Halodesulfovibrio aestuarii DSM 17919 = ATCC 29578, the proteins below share one genomic window:
- a CDS encoding response regulator: MRKRILVIEDDPNVLEYMINFLQSGDYDAVGAQNGNTALDIAAGTPFDLITLNMEMHNDSGAVVYKELASSSYNRETPFIFVGGPKDIHQAIPNAVATVTKPFDPDRMLTIIRQTLGE, from the coding sequence ATGAGAAAACGTATCCTTGTTATTGAGGATGATCCGAATGTCCTCGAGTACATGATCAATTTTCTGCAGTCTGGTGATTACGATGCTGTGGGTGCTCAAAACGGAAACACAGCCCTTGATATTGCAGCAGGAACTCCATTTGATCTGATTACCTTGAACATGGAAATGCACAATGATTCCGGAGCAGTAGTTTACAAGGAATTGGCTTCCAGTAGTTATAACAGGGAAACTCCTTTTATCTTTGTGGGTGGCCCCAAAGATATTCATCAGGCCATTCCCAATGCTGTGGCGACTGTAACCAAGCCATTTGATCCCGATAGGATGCTCACCATAATCCGGCAAACTCTCGGCGAATAA
- a CDS encoding RrF2 family transcriptional regulator, translating into MKFTTRSRYATRMLLDIAMNEEDGPVSIKDVAMRQEISIKYLEKLMRDLKKEGYLTSKLGAKGGYHLARNPSRIRLGELIQALEKTEPCYGCDENHSCCPRIHVCLTRTMWEEASKAMYHKLNQFSLADLIHDSSLCPKNQPDSVPPRV; encoded by the coding sequence ATGAAATTCACCACACGTAGCCGTTACGCAACGCGTATGCTCCTCGACATAGCAATGAACGAGGAAGATGGTCCTGTCTCCATTAAAGACGTAGCCATGCGGCAAGAAATATCCATTAAGTATTTAGAAAAACTTATGCGTGATCTTAAAAAAGAAGGCTACCTTACCAGCAAGTTAGGGGCTAAAGGTGGCTACCACCTTGCGCGCAATCCTTCCAGAATACGGTTGGGAGAATTGATACAGGCGCTTGAGAAAACTGAACCATGTTACGGCTGCGACGAAAACCATTCTTGCTGCCCGCGCATTCATGTCTGTCTCACCCGCACCATGTGGGAAGAAGCTTCAAAAGCTATGTATCACAAACTTAATCAATTCTCATTGGCAGACCTTATCCACGACTCATCTCTGTGTCCTAAGAACCAGCCAGATTCTGTTCCACCACGAGTTTAA
- a CDS encoding ribosome maturation factor, whose amino-acid sequence MTGNGLYQQIKDIITPLIDDAELTLWGFELGSGQRMVVRIYVEGPDGVTIDQCAKLSRHIGLTLEVEDVLSDAYTLEVSSPGLERPFFTAEQVSKYIGKPVSVVLRDPHDNFPGRRKFQGEVKSVTNNTIVLTLPNDEGDLTFDWDDLKKAHLVHIFPDTSKGKKKK is encoded by the coding sequence ATGACCGGAAACGGACTGTACCAACAGATCAAAGATATCATTACACCACTCATCGATGATGCTGAACTCACCCTGTGGGGTTTTGAACTCGGCTCCGGCCAGCGTATGGTGGTAAGAATTTATGTAGAAGGCCCTGACGGTGTCACCATCGATCAGTGCGCCAAGCTCTCCAGACACATTGGCTTGACGCTCGAAGTTGAAGACGTTCTCTCTGATGCATACACACTGGAAGTTTCATCACCCGGCCTTGAACGCCCGTTTTTCACAGCAGAACAAGTTTCCAAGTATATTGGTAAACCTGTTTCAGTAGTATTGCGCGACCCTCATGATAATTTCCCGGGACGCCGCAAATTCCAAGGCGAAGTCAAGTCCGTAACAAACAACACTATTGTCCTCACTCTTCCTAATGATGAGGGCGACCTGACTTTTGATTGGGATGATCTGAAAAAAGCACACTTGGTACACATTTTTCCTGATACCAGCAAAGGCAAGAAAAAGAAGTAG
- the nusA gene encoding transcription termination factor NusA translates to MSMDIKKAIDQISKDRGLDRGMLVDTLEEAVRTSVIRKFGEDLDVEVSFNEETGEIEVFQFKVVTRDEDIENDVTQISIEEAREHDPSVQLDDEIGFRLKVEDLGRIAAQSAKQVIIQRMRDAEQEIIYEEFKDRQGEILSGIVQRRDKAGWIINLGRTEALLPKDEQIPREHYKRGDRVQALVIDVRKEGRGPQVIVSRSHPDYMAMLFKREVPEVDDGTVVIMNIARDPGSRAKAAVMTRDRDVDPVGACVGIRGSRIQNIVQELRGERIDIVVWSPEIATYARNALSPAVITRIVVDEEENMLEVIVPDNQLTNAIGRKGQNVKLASKLLGWKIDIFTETRYNEGHAIGKGLDQLASVAEVPLQAFVDAGFQTIEKLQDASDEELLTVEGLTESKITDLRTAINFLSSAIEGTLTEEAEETADADDAAEAPVAAEEAPAVEVEEAGETEETVTDKKETE, encoded by the coding sequence ATGAGCATGGATATTAAAAAAGCCATAGACCAGATCAGTAAAGATCGCGGCCTTGACCGTGGAATGCTGGTTGATACTTTAGAAGAAGCAGTCCGCACCTCAGTTATTCGTAAATTTGGCGAAGACCTTGATGTGGAGGTAAGCTTTAACGAAGAAACTGGTGAAATTGAGGTATTCCAGTTTAAAGTCGTTACCCGCGATGAAGACATCGAAAACGACGTTACCCAAATTTCCATTGAAGAAGCTCGGGAACACGACCCTTCCGTACAGCTTGACGACGAAATCGGCTTCCGCCTTAAGGTTGAAGACCTTGGTCGTATTGCTGCACAGTCTGCCAAGCAGGTTATTATCCAGCGCATGCGCGATGCTGAGCAGGAAATCATCTATGAAGAATTCAAAGACAGACAAGGTGAGATCTTAAGCGGTATTGTACAGCGCCGTGACAAAGCAGGTTGGATTATCAATCTGGGTCGCACCGAAGCTCTGCTGCCTAAAGACGAACAAATCCCACGTGAACATTACAAACGCGGTGACCGTGTTCAAGCACTGGTTATCGATGTTCGCAAAGAAGGACGCGGTCCTCAGGTTATTGTTTCCCGCTCCCACCCGGACTACATGGCAATGCTCTTTAAGCGTGAAGTTCCGGAAGTTGACGACGGTACCGTTGTAATCATGAACATTGCCCGTGATCCAGGCAGCCGCGCAAAAGCAGCCGTTATGACTCGCGACCGTGATGTTGATCCAGTAGGTGCATGTGTTGGTATCCGTGGTTCCCGTATCCAGAACATTGTTCAGGAATTGCGCGGCGAACGTATCGACATTGTTGTTTGGAGCCCTGAGATCGCCACTTACGCACGTAACGCGTTATCTCCTGCTGTTATCACCCGCATCGTTGTGGATGAAGAAGAAAACATGCTGGAAGTAATCGTGCCGGATAACCAGCTGACCAACGCCATCGGCCGTAAAGGTCAGAACGTTAAGCTTGCTTCTAAGCTTCTCGGCTGGAAAATCGATATATTTACTGAAACTCGCTACAACGAAGGTCACGCAATCGGAAAAGGTCTCGACCAGCTTGCAAGTGTGGCAGAAGTTCCACTTCAGGCATTTGTTGACGCTGGATTCCAGACCATTGAAAAGCTCCAAGACGCTTCAGACGAAGAGCTTCTTACGGTTGAGGGACTTACTGAGTCTAAAATTACCGACCTTCGCACTGCAATCAACTTCCTTTCCTCCGCAATTGAGGGAACTCTGACTGAGGAAGCTGAAGAAACTGCTGATGCTGATGACGCTGCCGAAGCTCCTGTAGCAGCCGAAGAAGCACCAGCTGTAGAAGTTGAAGAAGCAGGCGAAACTGAGGAAACCGTAACCGATAAAAAGGAAACGGAATAA
- a CDS encoding YlxR family protein, translated as MHKAIRKHHTPVRRCVICRASLPKSELKRYVCTQTESGDTIPVFDKEQVMPGRGYYICNSPECEKRFAKFRGWRK; from the coding sequence ATGCACAAAGCCATCCGGAAACACCATACACCCGTCCGCAGATGTGTGATATGCCGTGCCAGTTTGCCTAAGAGTGAACTCAAACGATATGTTTGCACACAGACAGAATCCGGTGATACAATACCTGTCTTCGATAAGGAGCAGGTAATGCCGGGTAGAGGTTACTACATCTGCAACAGCCCAGAGTGCGAAAAACGCTTTGCAAAGTTCAGAGGCTGGCGGAAGTAA
- the infB gene encoding translation initiation factor IF-2, with the protein MSDKKIKVKELKTELNVPTKDILSALRELGVSAKSGETSIPTEMIEQVRDHIKNGPAKKEVMRKETSSGVIVRRRKKAAKPADAAPAEKEQVAEAEKVQEEVKEVPAKKEAPKAKAVTPKKETKPEPAAKSAKPAKEEAPKVRVVKPEELAKTEAKEKTADTPQQSAKADAPKKGQKPAPEEKIETAPKAKAEKVEKAEATPKAKAEKAEAAPKKAAPAKAVKEKAETTADADGTKKKKKPAKKREEAPAAPQVRIISRPDPAVAAAEAREREQRAARPQQRRDDRGGRPNGGGRPDGGQGRPGGQGRPGGGAPRPGGPGRPGGQGRPGGGAPRPAGGGAPRPAGGGGRPAPNFTDAPSPDKAGARNKKRGKGKRTVDFNQRDTFDKKKRGGKDGFGSDEWQRSKRKRKKQEQTTSTQPLKAAKRKIKVDDHIRVSDLAHQMGIKGSEIIKVLMQLGVMATINQSLDFDTAIVVAGEFQYEIEKVGFSEEDYLTPREEDKSEDLKIRPPVVTIMGHVDHGKTSLLDAIRKSSITDREAGGITQHIGAYHVVTPNGDLCFLDTPGHEAFTAMRARGAKVTDIVILVVAADDGVMEQTREAVSHAKAAEVPIIVAVNKMDKEGANPERVMRELSDIGLVAEDWGGDTIFTNVSAKTGMGLEGLLEILALQAEVLELKANPNKPARGHIVEAKLDKGRGPVATVLVQEGTLKQGDIFVCGTFSGRVRAMFNDQGMKVSEAAPSTPVEVQGFDGVPEAGEEFVALDDEKVARRIADQRAIKERERALARESKVTLETFLASRADAEEAQVLNVVLKADVQGSVEAIVDALRKQATEKVKVDVIHSGAGSITESDILLASASNAVIIGFNVRPTVKVKDVAEQEGVDIRFYDIIYKLVEEVRAAMAGILAPIVKEQYLGQAVVRETFSVPKIGVIAGCHVDDGKITRNAGVRLLRDGVVIYTGKISSLKRFKDDAKEVMKGYECGIGLERFNDIKIGDAIEAFEEVEEAATL; encoded by the coding sequence ATGAGTGATAAGAAGATTAAAGTTAAAGAATTAAAAACAGAGTTGAACGTTCCTACCAAGGACATTCTTTCAGCTCTGCGCGAACTTGGGGTCTCCGCAAAAAGCGGTGAAACCTCTATACCGACAGAAATGATAGAGCAGGTTCGCGACCACATAAAAAACGGTCCGGCTAAAAAAGAAGTAATGCGCAAGGAAACTTCCTCTGGCGTTATTGTTCGCCGCCGTAAGAAAGCTGCTAAGCCAGCGGACGCAGCACCTGCAGAAAAAGAACAGGTAGCCGAAGCAGAAAAGGTACAGGAAGAAGTGAAAGAAGTTCCCGCTAAAAAAGAAGCTCCTAAAGCTAAAGCTGTTACCCCTAAAAAGGAAACAAAGCCTGAACCTGCTGCTAAAAGTGCCAAGCCTGCTAAAGAAGAGGCACCAAAGGTACGTGTAGTGAAACCAGAAGAGCTTGCTAAAACAGAAGCCAAAGAAAAGACAGCTGACACCCCCCAGCAGTCCGCTAAAGCTGATGCTCCTAAAAAAGGGCAGAAGCCGGCTCCTGAAGAAAAAATTGAAACTGCTCCTAAAGCTAAAGCCGAAAAAGTAGAAAAAGCTGAAGCGACTCCTAAAGCTAAAGCTGAAAAAGCTGAAGCTGCTCCTAAAAAAGCTGCTCCTGCAAAGGCTGTTAAAGAAAAAGCTGAAACTACTGCTGATGCTGACGGTACTAAGAAAAAGAAAAAGCCTGCTAAAAAACGTGAGGAAGCACCTGCTGCTCCTCAGGTTCGTATAATTTCCCGTCCTGACCCTGCTGTTGCTGCAGCAGAAGCCAGAGAGCGTGAGCAGCGTGCTGCTCGTCCGCAGCAACGCCGCGATGATCGCGGTGGTCGTCCTAACGGCGGCGGACGTCCAGACGGTGGTCAAGGCCGTCCCGGTGGTCAAGGCCGTCCTGGTGGCGGTGCTCCTCGTCCTGGTGGCCCAGGCCGTCCTGGTGGTCAAGGCCGCCCTGGTGGCGGTGCTCCTCGTCCTGCGGGTGGCGGCGCGCCTCGTCCTGCAGGTGGCGGCGGTCGTCCTGCACCAAACTTTACTGATGCTCCGTCTCCGGACAAAGCTGGTGCACGCAATAAAAAACGCGGTAAAGGTAAACGTACTGTAGATTTCAACCAACGCGATACTTTCGATAAGAAAAAACGTGGTGGTAAAGATGGTTTTGGTTCTGATGAGTGGCAGCGCAGCAAGCGCAAGCGCAAAAAGCAGGAACAGACAACGTCTACTCAGCCTCTCAAGGCAGCAAAACGTAAGATTAAAGTTGATGATCACATTCGTGTATCCGACCTTGCTCACCAGATGGGTATTAAGGGTTCCGAGATCATTAAAGTGCTCATGCAGCTTGGTGTAATGGCTACCATTAACCAGTCTCTTGACTTTGATACTGCGATTGTTGTTGCTGGCGAGTTCCAGTACGAAATCGAAAAAGTAGGTTTCTCCGAAGAAGATTACCTCACTCCGCGTGAAGAGGACAAATCAGAGGATCTGAAAATCAGACCTCCGGTTGTTACCATCATGGGTCACGTTGACCACGGTAAAACTTCTTTGCTTGATGCTATCCGCAAATCCAGCATTACCGACCGCGAAGCGGGTGGTATTACCCAGCACATTGGTGCGTACCACGTTGTTACCCCTAACGGTGACCTCTGCTTCCTCGATACCCCGGGCCACGAAGCATTTACAGCTATGCGTGCTCGTGGTGCTAAGGTAACTGATATTGTTATCCTTGTTGTTGCTGCCGACGACGGCGTAATGGAACAGACCCGTGAGGCTGTATCGCACGCCAAAGCTGCTGAAGTACCTATCATCGTAGCTGTCAACAAAATGGATAAAGAAGGTGCTAACCCAGAACGTGTAATGCGCGAACTCTCCGACATCGGACTCGTAGCAGAAGACTGGGGCGGCGACACTATCTTTACTAACGTATCAGCTAAAACTGGTATGGGTCTTGAAGGTCTTCTTGAAATTCTTGCTCTGCAGGCTGAAGTTCTTGAGCTGAAAGCTAACCCGAACAAACCAGCTCGTGGTCACATTGTTGAAGCTAAGCTCGACAAAGGCCGCGGTCCAGTTGCTACAGTACTTGTGCAGGAAGGCACCCTGAAACAGGGCGACATCTTTGTATGTGGCACCTTCTCCGGCCGTGTACGAGCAATGTTTAACGATCAAGGTATGAAAGTAAGCGAAGCTGCTCCTTCCACTCCTGTAGAAGTACAGGGCTTTGACGGTGTACCAGAAGCTGGTGAAGAGTTTGTAGCTCTCGACGACGAAAAAGTAGCACGCCGCATCGCGGATCAACGCGCTATCAAAGAACGCGAACGCGCTCTTGCCCGTGAGTCTAAAGTTACTCTCGAAACCTTCCTCGCAAGCCGTGCTGATGCTGAAGAAGCTCAGGTTCTCAACGTAGTTCTTAAAGCTGACGTACAGGGTTCTGTTGAAGCAATCGTTGATGCTCTTCGTAAGCAGGCAACAGAGAAAGTTAAAGTCGACGTTATTCACTCCGGCGCAGGTTCAATTACAGAATCCGACATTCTCCTTGCTTCCGCATCTAACGCAGTTATCATTGGCTTTAACGTTCGCCCAACCGTGAAAGTTAAAGACGTTGCTGAGCAGGAAGGCGTAGACATCCGCTTCTACGACATTATCTACAAGCTCGTGGAAGAAGTTCGCGCAGCTATGGCTGGTATTCTTGCCCCTATCGTTAAGGAGCAGTACCTCGGTCAGGCTGTTGTTCGCGAAACCTTCAGCGTACCTAAAATCGGTGTTATCGCCGGTTGTCACGTTGACGACGGTAAAATCACCCGTAACGCTGGCGTTCGTCTGCTTCGCGATGGTGTGGTTATCTATACTGGTAAAATCTCTTCCCTCAAGCGCTTCAAAGACGACGCTAAAGAGGTTATGAAGGGCTACGAGTGTGGTATCGGACTCGAACGCTTTAACGACATCAAAATTGGTGACGCTATCGAAGCATTTGAAGAAGTAGAAGAAGCCGCTACCCTGTAA
- a CDS encoding DUF503 domain-containing protein, whose protein sequence is MIIGVLRVEYALHGNDSLKGKRRIANSLKSKVRNKFNVSIAEVGSENSMGTLALSIVSVSNSEKHLQSRLTKCLSMMEAVCHEEMTFSDMEFFGVE, encoded by the coding sequence ATGATTATCGGAGTACTGCGGGTTGAATATGCCTTACATGGCAACGATTCCCTGAAAGGCAAACGGCGTATCGCCAATAGCCTGAAGTCAAAGGTTCGTAACAAATTTAATGTTTCCATCGCAGAAGTGGGCTCAGAGAATTCTATGGGCACCTTAGCACTCAGCATTGTAAGCGTAAGCAACAGTGAAAAGCACTTGCAGAGCAGACTCACAAAATGCCTGAGCATGATGGAAGCTGTATGCCATGAAGAAATGACATTCAGCGACATGGAGTTTTTTGGCGTTGAATAA
- a CDS encoding DHH family phosphoesterase, whose translation MPNEVAQIAQAIRADDIFLLTAHVNPDGDAVGSIAAMAWLLTGLGKKPIIFLESGIPSYLEWVELPGKVITTAEELAVCEPDRIIVMDCGDAQRSGKIMTEFLEHTTAPVVNIDHHLNNPMFGDINLVEITSSSTGELVADVLDELGVPYEGFLGEGLYLAISSDTGRFAFNSTTARAHDIASKIISAGLKPGDFNERLDSGWSLNKINLWAELFANIEIALNGKVAYLTLPKALFERTGTIYSDVELIINYLRKIENVDVAMTVRETESGSKVSLRSHGAVNVQKMAASLGGGGHKNAAGINLDLPLKKTVETLLATIAQNLVLNEA comes from the coding sequence ATGCCAAACGAAGTAGCACAAATTGCACAGGCGATTCGCGCCGATGATATATTTCTTCTCACAGCCCATGTTAACCCTGACGGCGATGCTGTTGGGTCTATTGCTGCGATGGCATGGCTGCTTACCGGATTAGGTAAAAAGCCAATTATCTTTTTGGAATCGGGTATTCCCTCCTATCTTGAGTGGGTAGAGCTGCCGGGCAAGGTTATAACAACTGCAGAAGAACTTGCAGTCTGCGAACCTGATCGCATTATTGTCATGGATTGTGGAGACGCCCAACGCTCCGGCAAGATCATGACTGAATTCCTCGAGCACACCACAGCACCTGTAGTCAACATTGACCATCACCTGAATAACCCTATGTTTGGTGACATCAATCTTGTTGAAATAACATCCAGCTCCACGGGAGAACTGGTTGCAGACGTTCTGGACGAGTTAGGTGTTCCCTATGAAGGGTTTCTTGGAGAAGGGCTATACTTGGCAATAAGTTCAGACACAGGACGCTTTGCTTTCAACAGTACAACAGCCCGTGCACATGACATTGCCTCAAAAATTATCAGTGCCGGCTTAAAGCCGGGAGATTTCAACGAAAGGCTGGATAGCGGCTGGAGCTTAAACAAAATTAACCTCTGGGCAGAGCTCTTTGCGAATATTGAAATTGCGCTTAACGGAAAAGTAGCATATCTGACACTTCCTAAAGCACTATTTGAACGTACTGGTACAATATATTCAGATGTAGAATTAATCATTAACTATCTTCGAAAGATAGAGAATGTAGATGTTGCAATGACCGTACGCGAGACAGAATCTGGCTCCAAAGTGAGCTTGCGTTCTCATGGTGCAGTGAATGTACAAAAAATGGCAGCAAGCCTTGGCGGTGGCGGACACAAAAATGCCGCCGGAATCAACCTTGATCTCCCGCTCAAAAAAACTGTTGAAACCTTGCTTGCCACTATTGCTCAGAATCTGGTATTAAACGAGGCATAA
- the truB gene encoding tRNA pseudouridine(55) synthase TruB codes for MAQVPQQHGILLLNKPKGPSSGGCISKIKRLGQKKIGHAGTLDPMAQGLLIVLLGQGTKLSNYLMTGGEKVYSGTIKLGETTDTWDAEGQITDTADWQHITEEDVRAEVAHWLEVTEQEVPAFSAAKHKGKSLYKLAREGKETPVKIKTVKISEAATLSVELPFLRFRVRCSTGTYIRSLAHSLGIRLKCGAVLTELIREYSHPFSLDNACEPDELVDNPELLESKIISLEQALPTWPKIILSDEEVALVKNGNPIPYDPEKIANMPFSVGINAMLLDSNRTPLALVETNIVQRQPVWSILRGLW; via the coding sequence ATGGCACAAGTTCCACAGCAGCACGGTATTCTGCTTCTCAATAAGCCTAAGGGACCTTCCTCTGGTGGATGCATCAGCAAGATAAAACGTCTCGGGCAAAAAAAAATCGGTCACGCTGGCACCCTTGACCCTATGGCTCAGGGACTGCTGATCGTATTACTTGGACAGGGCACTAAACTGTCCAACTATCTTATGACCGGCGGCGAAAAAGTGTATTCCGGCACCATTAAGCTTGGTGAAACAACGGACACATGGGACGCGGAAGGTCAGATAACAGATACCGCAGACTGGCAGCATATCACCGAAGAAGATGTGCGTGCGGAAGTTGCACATTGGCTTGAAGTGACTGAGCAGGAAGTTCCTGCATTCTCAGCGGCAAAACACAAAGGGAAATCCTTGTATAAGCTGGCGCGAGAAGGTAAAGAAACACCGGTTAAGATAAAAACCGTAAAAATTTCCGAAGCAGCAACTCTATCGGTAGAGTTGCCGTTTCTCCGTTTCCGGGTGCGGTGCAGCACTGGTACGTATATTCGGTCCCTGGCCCACAGCTTGGGGATTCGATTGAAGTGCGGGGCAGTTCTCACTGAACTGATCCGGGAATACAGCCATCCGTTCTCGCTGGACAATGCTTGCGAGCCCGATGAGTTGGTCGACAATCCAGAATTGCTTGAATCCAAGATTATTTCCTTGGAACAAGCGTTGCCAACCTGGCCGAAAATTATCCTCAGTGATGAGGAAGTTGCTTTGGTCAAAAACGGCAATCCTATTCCGTACGACCCAGAAAAAATTGCTAACATGCCGTTTTCTGTCGGCATTAATGCAATGCTTCTGGACTCAAACAGAACGCCTCTGGCTCTTGTTGAAACAAACATCGTGCAACGCCAGCCTGTATGGTCCATCCTGCGCGGTCTTTGGTAA
- the rpsO gene encoding 30S ribosomal protein S15 has product MVMTPETKQAVINEFAQKEGDTGSPEVQVALLTARIKYLTEHFKEHKHDYHSRTGLLKLVGQRRKLLKYLAHKDIQRYRDLIKKLGLRK; this is encoded by the coding sequence GTGGTAATGACACCTGAAACTAAGCAGGCAGTTATTAATGAATTTGCTCAGAAAGAAGGAGACACCGGTTCTCCAGAAGTACAGGTAGCTCTTCTGACTGCCCGTATCAAATACCTTACTGAACACTTCAAAGAGCACAAACACGACTACCATTCCCGTACTGGTCTGTTGAAACTTGTTGGTCAGCGTCGTAAGCTTCTGAAGTACCTTGCTCACAAGGACATTCAGCGCTACCGTGATCTCATCAAGAAGCTTGGCCTTCGTAAGTAG